The Heliorestis convoluta genome includes the window GTGAAGTTTTTCTGGCGAGCCTCCTAGCTGGTTCGGCGACTCTACTAGGAGCTATTCCTTTGCTTTTTTTACGACGAATTCCTCATAGAGCTCAGGATATTTTCTTGGGCTTTGCCGCCGGTGTCATGATCGCAGCGAGCTTTACGTTGTTAGGCGAAGGCATGGAGATAGGAGGATCTTTCCTCTTAGTAATTGGCGGACTTTTGATGGGCGCTATTTTCGTTGCTGTCTTAGGCGCTTATTTGCCTGACGATTTGTTTGGGCGTTTCTTAAAGTTGCCGCAAAGTGGTAAAGGAGAGCTGACGCTAGCCTGGCTTACCTTTACGGCGATTACATTACACAACATTCCAGAAGGCCTTGTTGTTGGTGTTGGTTATGGCAGTGGCGACGAAGCCTTGGGCTTGTTGATGGCAGTAACTATTGGAATTCAAAATGCACCAGAAGGCCTTGTTATTGCGGCGCCTTTACGACAAAAAGGTGTGCCCATCAGCCGTATTTTACTGCTTGTAGCTTTTGCAGGACTTGTTGAACCCATTGCAGCTTTATTTGGCTTTTGGGCTGTTGACGTTGTCTCAGGCTTGCTACCTCTTGCCCTTGGCTTTGCAGGCGGCGCAATGCTTTATGTAACTTCGAAAGAACTTATTCCAGAAAGCCATGGCCACGGTTATGTACAGACAGCCACTTTTGCTTTGCTTTTCGGTGTGATTACCATGCTTTCTTTGGAGGCACTGTTGTTTTAAGTGATGATTACGTTATAAAAGCCCAGACTGTAAATAGTCTGGGCTTTTATGTGTAGGCTTCTTGGTACCTTTCATGCTTTTCGTGTTAACCCCCCATGCCCGGTCGGGCACAGCCAGTGATGAAAAAAAGCTTTTCCTGATTACGTTGGGGTTACTGCTCGCAGGGGCCCGGTCATCACGCTTTCCTCCGCTCTGGACTGGTCCCACGCTGTTACCGCCAGCAAGCTGGCGACAGCTGAGGTCCCAAGTCCCGCTGCGGAAAGCGTGATGCCCAGTCCCAGAAGGTTTTTTACTAATTGTCACTCCCGTTGATCGGAAGGAATTCATAACGCCTGACCCCACCACAGAGTAGCTTTTTCGTGTTAACTGCTCTTCTGTTATTTGCTGCATTCCTCCATCAACTTCTTCGCTTCAATGTACAGAGCCATACCAAAGGCTACTTTTTTAGCTTCTTTCATAGCAAGAACGACCGTAGCTGGCTCATGAACAACATCGCCACCGGCAAAAACGCCAGGTCGGGTCGTCATGCCATAAGGCTTTTCGCGCGTTATGACATAACCCTGAGAATTGACTTCAATGCCCCTCGTTGTGGAAACAATACGTGCGGCAGGTCGTTGTCCTATGGCTAAAATGACTTTATCGACAGGCAGACGTTCTCTTCGACCGCTGTCGAGGACAGTGCCGTCTTCTTGCATTTCCATAGAGGCAATTTCTAGAGCTTCTACTTTCTCTTCGCCAATGTAGCGAAGAGGTGAAGACATCCAGCAGAAAGTGACACCTTCGGCTCTGGCATGTTCGTACTCACTTTGAAGCGCCGTCATCGTCGCTTTGTCTCGTCGATAGACTACAGTCACTTCGGAAGCACCAACTCGTAAGGCTGTACGGGCGGCGTCCATGGCTACATTACCAGCGCCAATAATTGCAACTTTGTCACCAGGGCTCACAGGGATTTCGCGATGGCTTAAGCTGCCGCTATTGGCCAGGGCGAGGACTCGTAAAAAGTATGAAGCTTGCATGATCCCAGCAAGATCGCAACCTGGTAAATCTAAGCTTTTAGGCATGGCTGTGCCTGTACCAATAAAAATGGCATCGTAGCCTTCAGCAAACATCTGATCTACAGTGACATCTTGTCCGACGAGTACACCATTGCGAAAGGTGACGCCAAGCATTTCGATGCGCTTGATTTCGCGACGCACAACTTCTTTGTTGAGCCGAAACTCTGGAATGCCGTAGAGTAAGATACCACCGGGTTCTTCTTGGGCGTCAAAAACGGTAACATCATAACATTGCTTGGTCAAGTCACCGGCTACGGTGAGCCCAGCAGGACCAGAACCTATAACAGCTACTTTTCCTTTGTTGGGCGCGGAGCAAACTGTAGGCTGCGTTAATCCCATCTCAGCGTCAAAGTCAGCAATAAAACGTTCAAGCTTACCAATGTGGATGGACTCTCCTTTTCTGCCTAAAATACAACTTCCTTCGCATTGCTTTTCATGGGGGCAAACTCTTCCACAGACAGCGGGTAAGTTGCTGCGACGGGCAATGATAGCAGTCGCTTCGCCGATATTGCCTTTGGCCAAAGCTTCTATAAACTGAGGAATTTCATGTTCTATGGGGCAGGCCGCTCGACAAAGCGGCTTAGGGCACTTCAAGCAACGTTTTGCTTCAGCAATGGCTTGTCGAAAGCTATAGCCTTCATCGAGCTCTGCAAAAGTTAATTCTTTTCTATCAAAATCACTTTGCTTGTCAATGATCATGGGTTCAACGCCTCCTTGCTTCACGTTAAGACTTATTGGTTCTGGGTAAAGAAGTCTTCTTAAAAAACTGGAGATTGATGAATGAAAATTCCATCTATTCTAATAAAATCCTGCTTAAAAATGATTATAAAAGTGTTAATTGCTCTGTTTCTTCTAAACGGTCAATGCTATGAGGCGCCTGATCTTGGAAGAAAGCATAGAAAATATCTTTTTGTGTCTCTACAATGGAGATAGAAGGATCCTTGGTGGGGCGAAGGCGGCAACTATAAAGTACGGGAAAGTAATCGCGTAAAAATTTTCCCTCGGCATGGGCTGTTAAAGCTACAATCTGAAAGCCCAATTGGCGTGCTATGTAGAAAACGGGGCTTAAGACGTGGCTGCTTGAAGCTTTTCCGAAAGGGTTATCTAAGATGACAACGCGGTAGTTGCCCTGGCCTTTGCTGATGTGCTGCCGTTTCTCAGCTAGATAGTTGAGAATTCCGAGAAAAAGGGTCATGTTTTTGCTCCATTTTTCACCACCGGACCATTTTTCACTGGTGGGCCAATCTGTTAAGGTGGCGCTTACTTTGTTGTCATTCGTAACTTTGCGACAACGCACTTTGATCTCTTGATTGGAGGCAACAATTTGTAAAAGTTGCTTGGGGTGAAGCCACGATTCAATATGGCTTTGCACTTTTGCTTTGTCTTCCTGGTCTTTGTCAGTTTGAAACTTTTCTTTTTCTAACTCTTGTAGCATCCATTCTATATGTTGGCGCAGTCGCATTTTCCCTTCTGTTTCTTCCCAACTGGGAATGGAAAAGTCAAAAATTTCTCGTCGCCGATCTTCAACACGAACAGCTGTCATTTTGGGAATGCTCCGCAATTCTTCACAGATACGCAAGAGATGGGTATGAAGATGACTGATAAATTGCTGTACTTGCGCGTCTAAGGTGCGCATATTGTCTTCGGCAATGTGGTTGGCTGCTTCGATTCGCTCTTGTAAGCGATCACTCCATTCTTTGATTTCTTTATAGTTGTTACGTTGCTCTACGCCTTTAAGAGATTGCTGTTTTGTTTTTTCGTCGTTGAGCTGGCGGCGGCAATAGCCTTCGAAGTGTTGCCTTTGTTTCTCTACTTTACGGTGTTCTTCTTCTAAGGATTTTTTTTCCTTCTCCAATTCTTCTAGAAGAGCTTCGAGAAAAGCCCCTCTTCGATAGGGATAGTCTTGTTCTTCTTGCGCACTTAATGCGATTGGGGCAATGCTTTCTAGTCGAAAGTGATAGCGTTCCTGGGCGATAGCAAGCTTTTGTGCCAGTCGCTCTAGTTCTTTGAGATGTTGGCTAGCCTTTGCTACTTCCTGGGTAAGCCATTGTTCTTTTTGGCTGCTTCTTTGCTCTTCTTCTTTTAGATTTTTTTCCACGACCTGAAGCGATACATTATTGAAGGTATAAAGAGATTGGCGGGGAAACAATTTTTGGTAGTTTTTTATTTTTTCTTCGATGGTTGCTTCTAAGCGATCACACTGTGTCTTTTGAAAGCGCTGTTCATCAAGAAGTTGTTCTTTAGACTTATTATCTTCTTGTAACAACTTCGCCAGTTTTTTGATTTCTTTTTCTCCTTGTGGTGGAAAAGAAATGGTGGCGATGTTGAAAGCGTTATATTCTAAAGAGAGTTCTTCGATTTGCTTGTTCAGTTCAATTATTTCATTTTTGAGGGAAGTGACTCTTTCTTCTAAATGAAGTCGACTGCTTTGTAGGCCTTGTAGTTTCTTTTCAATTTCTTTATATTGTGTTTTTATACTTTCTAGAGCCTGGTCTGTTTGTTGGGCTTTTATAGATCTTGTGAGTTCATATTCTTCTTCATTTTGTAGACTGGAAAGGCTGCTCTGGTAGTCACGAACTTGCTCTTTTTGCTCTTCCAAATATTTTTCTTGCAAGTTTTTTTGGGAACGAATTTTTTCTTCTTCTACTTTTAAATCTAGGCTATCCTTTTCCAGTCTCTCTACTTCAAGAAGTGCTTGTTGTTTTTTGCTTTGTTGTTCTTTCCACTTTAGCCCTTGTTGGTAGCGACGGTATAAATCCTGTTGTTCTAATTCTAGATCACTTTTTTTGCGCATTCCTTCGTTATAGAATTTTTCAAGAGCTTTGAGCTGCTTCTTTTTTGCTTCCAGATCTTGCTCTAGCAGCAAACGTTCTTTTTGGGTGGTTGATAAGGCTTCTTTCAAGGGTTGATAGACTTTTTCGAAAGAATATTGATTCCAAAAGCGATGAAAGTCTTCTTGAAGAGCTTGCCATTGTCGTGCTTTTTCTTCCTTTTCCTTACGTTGATGTGCCAATCGATTCGCTTCTTGGCTGCTGCTTTGTAACCATTGATAAAACTGCCGGCTATCGGTCATGGTAGGCCAGGCTGTGGGGATGACAACTTTTCTCGCTTCTTCTTCATGAAAGGGCGCTGTAATTGTCTTTTGGGCTTCTTGGTCACTAAGGATATAAATAGGGTGGGTCCAGTGAGAGCCTTTTTTGGCTACGAGGCGATAGAGCTTTTCTCGATCAGCTGTCGTGCAAATCAAGGCCAGGGGCCAGAAGGGAAAGTTTTGATAAAGTTTCTTAATGGTGCTTTCTTTATGTTCTTGCAGGACCATCTCAACGTAGTCTGTTCCCATTTGCAGAGAGGGAATGTTACGGCGCCACAGAAGCGCTTCTTGTTCTAAAGCGGGATCGGCAGTAAAGGTATGGTTGTCTTTGTATAGCTCATAGTACCGTAAGAAAGTGCGTTCTTGTTCTAGGGACTTTTCTTTTACTTCTTCTAGATATTTGCGCTTTTCTTCGAGGCGATGGCGTAGGGAGCTTTCACGGTGATAGATGGAGTGAATGGTGCTATCTTGTGGTGAAAGCTGATGAAGTCTCTCTATCAAATGAAAGCCAAAATTGTCAATCTGATTTAGTTCTGTTTCTAGTTCTTTTTGCTTTTCTGCTTTCTGAACTTGTTCTTGCCTTGCTTTTTCTATGTCTTCTTGTAGAGTAATTTCTTGCGCTTTCCACTGACTTAGTTGTTCTAGTAATCTTGTTAGAGAAGTTCCTACTTCTTGGGAGCGTTCTTGCCACAGTGGTAGTTGTTTTTCTACTTGTTCTTTTTGACAATCGCTGAGTATGTCTTGGGCGATGTCGTCCATTTGTTGTTGATAGTGGCCTATGTCTCTTTGTTTTTTTACGATTTCAAACTGAACGTTTCTGCTTTGTTGCTCTTTTTCTTGGAGAGCTTTTTTCTTTTCTTGACAAATTGCTTCTAGTTCTTTTTGTCGCTCTTGAGCTTCTTGATAATATTGTTGGTAAGTGATTTCTTTTCGGTCATAGCAAAAACGCATTTGTTGCAGTAATTTTTGCTTGGATTCTTGCCATGTTGCTATATCTGGTGACTGATCAAGTTCTTCTAGTTCTTTTTGGTATAGAACTTGCTTTTCTTTTTTTTCCTTGTATTGTTTCTGAAGTCTTGCCATTTTGAGCTCTGCAATTTTTTGTTGAAGTTGCTTGATTTGTTCTTCTTTTTCTTCTAATTCTATGGCCAACTTGTCGAGGGTTTTTTCTTGCTCTTTTTGTTCTTGTTGCAGATAGGCGATGTCGAGGGATATTTTTTGCTGCTGTAATAACTCTTTTTGGCGAAGGATATTGATTCTTTCTTGTTCTAAGGTGGCAAGTTTCGCCTGGCCTTCTTCGATTTCCTTTTCAATTCTTTCTACAAGGCCTTTGGCGCGAGATTGTAAGTTATTATAGGTTTTTTCTTTTTGATCATAATCTTTGTATTGTTCTACGAGGCGAAAGACTTGCTCTAGCAAATCTTTGTTTTCTTCAAGTTGTGTTGCTAGTTCTAAATATTCTTTAAATTGTTGGCGATGGTTATCAAAGAGACGGGCAAAGTCTTTGGTACCTTCACCGGCAAGGCCTTTTTCTACAACAGGAATGAGCAGACGGTCAACCAGTTGTACGGTACTGCTACATTGTTCAAAAAACTTTTCGACGCCACCTTCAGCGCTGTTGATCTTAACGATGGCTTCCCATTCTGAGGAGACAAGTTGAAAATTTTCTTCTATGTAAGCTTGATATTCTTTGCGCGTGCTAAAGGTTTTGGCAAAGCGGGGGTGGTTAGAGACCATGGCCTGGTAATATTCCTTCATTTCTTCTCGGCCTGCAGGGCGTTTGCTTTTGCCGTCAGGGCGGACAAAAGGAAGATTTTCTATGCAATTCTTATCACCACTGCCGTATTCGTAAGCATAAAGCAAGTATTCTATGCCTTCTCTGCCCATGTATAAGGTGATACAGGTGAGGCCATAGCGGCGCGGTCTTTCGGTGAGAATCCACTCAACGGCAATGTGGGCTGGGGAACCTGTTACATCAAAGGTATCGCGCACTTTACGATCGGCTAGAGGTGCATTGGGAAGCAGGGCTTGGATAATCGTTTGAACGAGAACGGATTTGCCGCCGCCGTTTTCGAGTAAGATGGCACCGTTGTAGCCCTCAAAGCGGAAAAGGGTGTCGTTGTATCGCTTGTTGCCTTGTTCATACTGAAGATTGGTCAGTCGTATCTTGGAGATGGCTGGCAGGGGAATTCTCTCCTTTCGCCTGATCATACTGGTACATAAAGGCCAGGAGATCGCGATTGTGTTCCCGGTCCATAAAGTAGCGCTGGACGATAATTTTGGCTTTTTCCGTGATAAAGAATTCGTTTCGCCCCTGGCTTTGGGCAAGTCCTTGGTCTTCTAGAAAGCGAATTACTTTTTTTAGAAAGCCTAGGCGACTTTGTTGACGACTATCTTGACGCTTGGCCTTTTCTTTTAAGTCGTCTAAGTTGTCCCAGTAATCAATCACAGCAAGCCAGTTCCATTCGGTGTCGCCTTCAAGGTTTTCCAGCTTTTCTCGACCTTGCTCTTTCAAGGTGTCAAGGCGTTCGCGGATTTTTATCATCCAGTCACTAAGGCTGAGAAAGTCTCGCGTTGCTTCGGGGCTTTCGTAGCTATCATAGAATTCTCCGAAGAAGACGATGATGGCAAAATACATCATGTAAAGGTCTACGTTAGTTGCTCCCGTGCCCAAGTAATCTCGCTTGATCCAGGCGTTTTTCAACGCAAAAGGGGATTGGCCAGAGCGGGGAATAAGGTAGAGGTGATCAGATGTTTTGATGATTACGCTATCGAGCTCTTTGGCAAAGTCTTCGGCGAGGCTGCGCACTTCACTGCTCGTACGGTAGTCGTGAAAAGAGGGATGTTGGTCGTTGAGTTGGCCTTGTCGCAATAGTTGCACCAGGAGACGAAAGGTTTGTTCGGTCTGTTCGTGACTGTAGAGGATCATCGTTCTTTCATCCTTATCTGTAACTTCATCTCTTGAATTTGATAGCGATCATGAGGTTGTAATAAAGGCCTTTCTTCTTCCACTAAAATTGCCTCAGCCTGGGGAAAAGCAGCCATGATTTCATCAACGAGGTGGCTTTGCTTTTCTTCCTCTTCTCCTCGAAGCATCGGAGAACGCTGGTGTACAAAGAGCCAATAGTCGTAAAAGGAGCGATTGCTTAACAAGTCTTTTGCCGATACCTGACCTATTTCTTCTACTGCATTTTCTTCTTGGGACAATTTTTGCAGATGGTTGACAAATTGAGAAAGGTAGATTTCTGTACTTACGCCCATAAAATAAGCAAGCTTTTCGCTGATAATCCGAAAATTATGTAGTTGTTGCTGTAAAAAGGTCTGATCTTCTTGCTGTTCTTCTGCTTCCATAAACTGATGGATTCTCCATTCGCCGCTTTCTTCGTGGCCTGTGCGCTGGGGTGCAAAAAGCTCAAAAGGCGACCACCTGCGTTGCGGTTCTAGGCCTAGAAAGGGTTGTGCAATGCCTTCAAGGCTTTGTAAAGGCAGTGGTGTGGCGACGACGAAAGAAGTAATGTCTTGATTAAAGTTAAAAGCGATCAAGCCTGCGTGATAGAGAGATTCTTTGGCGGCTTGTAAAGCTTTGCGTTGTAAGGTAATGCTATCATGGAGCAGTGTGCGGTGCTGGTAGTGTACTTCTTCTAGTTCTTTGGCAATTTCGATCAGCAGACGGTAGGCTTGCTGATCTTTTTCGTTGGCCTTGTTCAGCTCGTAGGCTTGATTTTTCTTTTTCTCCACAATAAAGCTATGAAGTTCACGAAATTCTTCATCTTCTCGTTGTAAGCGGCTATGGATATCGTCGATGGTGGCGCTGTATCGCTTTTGTGTTTCATAAGAGATGATGTTGCGTTGTACTTCTAAGTTCAGTTGTTCCATTTTGCGGTGAAGCTTTTCTACGGCGACGCGCATTTCATCAATTTCTCGTAAAGCGCTGTTGAGCTCTCCTTTTTCCAATTGTTTGCGGAGCACCAATTGATTAATGGAAAGCTGAAATTCGCTAAAGTATTCTTTGGTGGCAAAGATGAGGTCAAGCCCTTGCTCGCTGAGGCGATAGTATTGAATGTTTTGAGCAACGTTAGAGTCATGGACTTCTAAAAGGGCATATTCAAAAGTTTCAATTTGCTTTGTTTCCCAGTTGTAAAAGCTTTTTTCTTTCTTTTTACCGGTACCGCGAAAAGTATCAATGATTTCTTCTGCTATTTTATCAAAGCCTTTGCTATCTGTTATGATGGGTCCTCGGTTGTTTAGGTTTTGAAGGTACTGTGCTAGATCGTGAAACGATGTCTGTTTTCGCCGTGTCAGCATGCTTTCGAAGAAGAAGAGCAATGAGATTAAGCCTAGGCTAAACCAGTCAATGCTATTGCCGCTCTCGTCTTTGGTTACTTTCCTACCTAGTTCATAGAGGGGATCGAAAATCGCCAGGCGACCCATTCGCTCCCGATAGCCACTTGTTACGTCTTGTAGTCTTGGATCCATGACTCTTCTCTCCATATCCTTTCTGTTTCTTCTGTAGATAGGGCTTCTTGGGGCAGATAAGTACCTGATTGCAGAATGTTTTTTATTTTTTCGGCCATATCTGCTGGAAATAGAGTTTCTAGGTTGGCAAGGGCTTCTTCCTTTAGCCGTTGATACTCTTTGCCTTTTCTGGCTCTTTTTGTTAGGAGTGATTTATAAAAAGGAAGACATGGTTGGAGCTTGTATCGCTGGTGCAAGCTGTAGAAAATAGAAAGGCCTTCTCGATCGATATCACCATAGTAATAGAAGGAGTGGCTTGTTTCTTTAGAAAAACAAGCTTGCACTTTGAAGTTGCGTAAGGTGGCTATAATGGCTTTGCCTTGACCGTAAATCAAGGTGGTAAAAAAAGATTGTGCTTGTATATATGGTAATAAAATGTGAAAGGCTGTTTTGTTTTCTACGATAAGATGGCAATGTTCTTTTTTCTCTTCTTGATACAATTCTTTATGTAGGGCGAACATAACAGGGTCGGGATTTTGCTGGAGAGAAAGGTCTTCGGCTGTTATACCAAGGCGTTGGAGCAGCTCGAGACCTTTTTTTTCTTCTAAATATTTTTCGTCTCCAAAAATCTCGTAAGACCGCTCTGGAAGAGAAGCCTCTATAAGCAGAGAGTCTTGCTTTAGAAGGTATTTATTAAGCGTCACAATCTGGTGCCGATCTTTTTCAAAAGCTTGGGCTCCTAAACGGTAGTAAGCCGACAGATCTATGGCGGGATGGAGCTGTAATTTGAAACGATTTAAAGCATCGAAGAAGGATTCCTGTAGAGCGGTCTTGTTAATTCGCAGCTGATGGGGCAAGGGTGGCTTTTTGTTGTTGAAGCCTTTGCTTTTGACAGGCTCTAAGAGTTTTTCTGCCAATAAATCGGTAATAACAGTGGCAATTTCTTGATAGTTTGTCTCGCCCGGTGCATTTTGTAATAGTTCGTAAATATCAATCCTTTTGCGGTGATGCTTTTCTATTTGCTCTAGCAGCAATGCTCGTAAAGATGTGGACATGGACAAGCTGATCGCCTCTTTCAAGGTGGGGAGCATTTTTGGGTTTTATTTTAAGATAATATATTCTTTTTCTTCTCCTTTTCCTCCCCATATTCCTACATGGAACTGACTTGTGATGATAGGAAAAGTTGCCTCTTCCTATTCTTCATTGTAAATGACAATGCGATCAATTTGCTCTGATAGCGTGGGCATTTGGAAAGAATGATGCAAGGAGCGAATAGCAGCTTCCGGTACTTTCCGTTGACGTTGGGCATTTCTTTGTAAGGCTGTGGGCAAAGTCGTTCTAACGAGATGGAGTGTCACCTTGGCTTGATGATTTTTGGCGATTTTCAGAAAAGGTCTTCGATTTCTTCGTGTTAGATTCGTAGCGTCGAAGATGACGTCTTCGTTGCGAGCTAACATATATTGAACGACATCTTTGGCTATATGGAAGACCAATTGATCTTTATCGAGAATCGAGGCATTTCCCCAGAGGAACTCTCGAATTTTATCGGTAGAGACGAGATAGCCTGAGAGTTTATTGACGAGCGTTGATTTACCGCTTCCGGGAATACCACAAAGCATATGAAATTCCGCCATTACAAGGCCTCCTTCTGTGACCAGGCTCATTTTTTTTCTTAGTATAGACTGCTACTATGAGGAATAGCCAGAAGAGCGGGAGGTGAAGGCTTGATGGAACGGGATAAAGTAGTTGCTTTGTCGAAAGTTGACTTTTTCTTTGATTTACCAAGAGAAAAGATTGTGGCACTCGCCGATGATTTTCATTGGAAAAGTTATAGCCAGGGTGCCATTGTAATTCAGCAAGGGGAAGTAAGGCATCCTTTTTTTGTGATTGTGGAAGGTGCTGTTGAAGCAGTTGTTACCAAAGGTGAACTCGATCCCGTTCGGATCAATACTTTCATTGCTGGCGATTCTTTTGGCAAGATTTCTTTGTGCCTTAACGAACCAGCCCCGACTACGATTCGAGCTTTGACAGACTGTCGAGTCTTATACCTAGATGAAGATCTTTTTCTTCAACTGCTGGCAGGGTGGCCCATTCTATATAAAAAGTTAGCAGAACGTTTATCGCGCCATGCTAACAATGTGAACCTGGGGATTTGGGACGCTAGACAAAAAGAGTTTTTACGATCGACCCTTTATCTCAATGAAATCGAGAAAAGGTTCTATAAAGTATGGGGCGGCCCTAAAACGACGCGACTCATGGATGAAGCAATTGCTACATTGGCCAATCATGATGATCACTTGCTTTTGTACGGGGAACGTGGTACAGGTCGGCAAATGATGGCCTGGATGATTCATAAAAAGCGCTTTGGTGCACGAGCCCCTTTTGTAATTGTAGAGGGAAGTCAGTTAGAGCGTTACTTGACGGAAATGGATCGAGAGTTGTATCAGCTAGACTGTACGCTACCCGAGTCTGAAATGTCTGATGGCGGCCTCTTTAAAATGGTAGAAGGCGGCACTCTGTTCGTACAAGACTTACATGAAGTAACAGCCTATCACCAACGAAAGCTTGCAAAAATTTTGCGATCGGAAAAGACGAACTTTGTGATCACAGGAAGCTTGCGACTGGCACAAGAAGAGATTGGCGATTTGTCAACGATTTTAGAAGAAGAGCTAAGCCTTTTCTTTCAGCATACCTATTTTCTGCCAGCTTTGCGGCAACGAAAAAGAGATCTACCTTTTCTGGTGCAAGGGATTTTAGAAGAGCTTGCTCAAAGACAGCAGCGAGTTGCTCCGACTGTAAGCAATGAAGCGATTAAGCTGCTTTTATCGCACAGTTATCACCAGGGCAATGTAACGGAGTTGGCGCAGGTGATAGAACGGGCTTTTTTGCTTGCTGATGGGACGAGCATTGACGTTGAGCATGTCTTCTTTGGGCCGACAGCGAAAAAAAGTGGTGGCACTTTTAACCTTTTGTCTATCCCTTTTCTGCGTAAAAGCTTGAAGCAGGGAAAAGGATTGTTGTTGCTAAAAGAGACGATTGCTTTTTTGTTTTTTGGCCTTCTTTTCCTACTATTGATGCAACCGGACTGGGCTGTAAAGACAGGAGTTTTTCTTTTTGCTTGGGGCTTATGGTGGCCTTTGTTGGCCCTTTTATCGCCCATTTTGGGTAGAATCTGGTGTACTTTTTGCCCTGTCTCTACAGTCATGGAAAAGGTACAAAGAATCAAAAGTTATCATCGACCTGCACCGATATGGTTAAAAAAATATGATTACTTGCTTGTGACAGGATTTTTTCTTTTTATTTTTTGGGTGGAAGTAACTTTTGCTTTTCGGCATCATCCTCTCTTTACCGGATTGCTGTTGCTGTTCTTGCTGATGGTCGCCGTTGTGATTGCGATTGTTTACACAAGGCATGCCTGGTGTCGCTATCTTTGTCCACTCGGTGGTTTTATAGGCGTTGCGTCAATGAGTTCTCTCATCGAGGTAAGAGCAGAAACATCCCTATGCTTGAATCAATGTACGACCTTTGACTGTTATAAAGGGAAAGGCCAGATAGCTGGTTGCCCCATGTCGCAGCATCTTGCCTATTTAGATAATAATATCGATTGCAAACTTTGTTTGAATTGTGTACGAAATTGTCCCAATGATGCAGTGGAAGTAAACTTGCGCATACCGGGAAGAGAATTATGGCAATTGGTACGGGTTAATCAAGGCTATGTTATTTTTGTCGCTGCTTTGGTTGCCATTTTAGTTCCAATATTTTTCTTTGATAGTGTGCTTCCTTCTATAGAGGCTTTTGATGACTGGTTTCGGTTTAGTTTGTTATACTGGGGTTCTGCTTTGTTAGCAGGCGCTTTCACCTATGGAATCATTAAACCTTTTCAAAGGAAAGGTGCGTCAAAAAAAGTTCAATTTTTCTTTGCCCTTGTGCCACTTCTTTTTGCAGGTCATGGTATTTATCATCTACAGTATTTTCCTATTCTAGAGACAGTGCTTTTGGCCATGGCTCGGCTAGATGGTGAAATGTTGCAAACGATGTATATACCTGTTGTACGGTTGAGCCAACTTATGGTCTTAATAGCGGGAGTGAATTTCACAATTCTTTTCCTATTTTTGGTTCAGTGGCGAAGTTCTGCAAAACTTTGAAGAGTACACTTAAAGAAAAAAATTTTTATTTTTTTTAGAATTTGACCTTATAAAATGATTTCTTTTCGTGTATAATTAGTGCAGACCCTGATATGGCGAACGTCTACTCTTCTCAATGGCCGCTGGCTAGGGAGGTAGGAACAGGTATCCCTAGCAGGGCAAATATTGAGGAGGTCTTTTTTTACATGTTTCAAGACAAAGTTTTAGGCTGCAAGGATTGCGGACGGGAATTTGATTTTACTGCTTCTGAGCAAGAGTTCTATGCTGAGAAAGGTTTCACCAACGAGCCTGGTCGTTGCCCTGAGTGCCGCTCTGCTCGTAAAGCAAACCGCAATGGTGGCGGTTCCTATGGCCGTCAAGAGCGTCAAATGTACCCTGT containing:
- a CDS encoding ZIP family metal transporter; the encoded protein is MSEVFLASLLAGSATLLGAIPLLFLRRIPHRAQDIFLGFAAGVMIAASFTLLGEGMEIGGSFLLVIGGLLMGAIFVAVLGAYLPDDLFGRFLKLPQSGKGELTLAWLTFTAITLHNIPEGLVVGVGYGSGDEALGLLMAVTIGIQNAPEGLVIAAPLRQKGVPISRILLLVAFAGLVEPIAALFGFWAVDVVSGLLPLALGFAGGAMLYVTSKELIPESHGHGYVQTATFALLFGVITMLSLEALLF
- a CDS encoding NAD(P)-dependent oxidoreductase, with protein sequence MIIDKQSDFDRKELTFAELDEGYSFRQAIAEAKRCLKCPKPLCRAACPIEHEIPQFIEALAKGNIGEATAIIARRSNLPAVCGRVCPHEKQCEGSCILGRKGESIHIGKLERFIADFDAEMGLTQPTVCSAPNKGKVAVIGSGPAGLTVAGDLTKQCYDVTVFDAQEEPGGILLYGIPEFRLNKEVVRREIKRIEMLGVTFRNGVLVGQDVTVDQMFAEGYDAIFIGTGTAMPKSLDLPGCDLAGIMQASYFLRVLALANSGSLSHREIPVSPGDKVAIIGAGNVAMDAARTALRVGASEVTVVYRRDKATMTALQSEYEHARAEGVTFCWMSSPLRYIGEEKVEALEIASMEMQEDGTVLDSGRRERLPVDKVILAIGQRPAARIVSTTRGIEVNSQGYVITREKPYGMTTRPGVFAGGDVVHEPATVVLAMKEAKKVAFGMALYIEAKKLMEECSK
- a CDS encoding DUF6063 family protein, with amino-acid sequence MILYSHEQTEQTFRLLVQLLRQGQLNDQHPSFHDYRTSSEVRSLAEDFAKELDSVIIKTSDHLYLIPRSGQSPFALKNAWIKRDYLGTGATNVDLYMMYFAIIVFFGEFYDSYESPEATRDFLSLSDWMIKIRERLDTLKEQGREKLENLEGDTEWNWLAVIDYWDNLDDLKEKAKRQDSRQQSRLGFLKKVIRFLEDQGLAQSQGRNEFFITEKAKIIVQRYFMDREHNRDLLAFMYQYDQAKGENSPASHLQDTTDQSSV
- a CDS encoding replicative DNA helicase; translated protein: MDPRLQDVTSGYRERMGRLAIFDPLYELGRKVTKDESGNSIDWFSLGLISLLFFFESMLTRRKQTSFHDLAQYLQNLNNRGPIITDSKGFDKIAEEIIDTFRGTGKKKEKSFYNWETKQIETFEYALLEVHDSNVAQNIQYYRLSEQGLDLIFATKEYFSEFQLSINQLVLRKQLEKGELNSALREIDEMRVAVEKLHRKMEQLNLEVQRNIISYETQKRYSATIDDIHSRLQREDEEFRELHSFIVEKKKNQAYELNKANEKDQQAYRLLIEIAKELEEVHYQHRTLLHDSITLQRKALQAAKESLYHAGLIAFNFNQDITSFVVATPLPLQSLEGIAQPFLGLEPQRRWSPFELFAPQRTGHEESGEWRIHQFMEAEEQQEDQTFLQQQLHNFRIISEKLAYFMGVSTEIYLSQFVNHLQKLSQEENAVEEIGQVSAKDLLSNRSFYDYWLFVHQRSPMLRGEEEEKQSHLVDEIMAAFPQAEAILVEEERPLLQPHDRYQIQEMKLQIRMKER
- a CDS encoding Wadjet anti-phage system protein JetD domain-containing protein, whose translation is MSTSLRALLLEQIEKHHRKRIDIYELLQNAPGETNYQEIATVITDLLAEKLLEPVKSKGFNNKKPPLPHQLRINKTALQESFFDALNRFKLQLHPAIDLSAYYRLGAQAFEKDRHQIVTLNKYLLKQDSLLIEASLPERSYEIFGDEKYLEEKKGLELLQRLGITAEDLSLQQNPDPVMFALHKELYQEEKKEHCHLIVENKTAFHILLPYIQAQSFFTTLIYGQGKAIIATLRNFKVQACFSKETSHSFYYYGDIDREGLSIFYSLHQRYKLQPCLPFYKSLLTKRARKGKEYQRLKEEALANLETLFPADMAEKIKNILQSGTYLPQEALSTEETERIWREESWIQDYKT